The region TTGATTAGGATCACGTGGTGGAGATCGATGAGGTGGTGTACCTCCTTCAATGCCATGGACgattcttctctcttctctattAATTATTGGTTCAGTATGTAATGTTGTATTTTCGAAGACTATTGTCCCATCCATTGCTTTGGTTGACTCAAGGCTGGTTACTGTGTCTGGTATTGTTGCCTCTTCCTTGGTTATTGACCAAGATTTATATCTATCTTCTTAGCTCGTTCCATTGTATAAGAAGAACTAAGGGATCTAAGGCCTTTAGATGGTCATCTGTTTGTCTTTCTTTACGTTGAGTTTCTGGATTGGATGGATTGTTGTCAATTATAGGGTAATAAATTGGGTGGTCTGCCATCTCACTAAGTTAAGGGAAAAACTTTGGTCCCATAAATGACGtcaatttgataaaatgagAATCAATCaccaattaaatttataagatCACCTGAGATTTGAATCACCTTTCAAGATTATCTGGACTTGAGATTCATGCACAAATGAAACAAGAGCATTTGCTCCAAGATTAGGCTAGGAAGATGGCACTCTAATATTTAAGTCGgtaaaaatttgagagagagttTGTAAGCAGTGGCGGAGCCACGTTTTGGCCAGCTAGGGCCCTAGCTacagatgatttttttatttttttttatatatattactacaaataattataatttttataatttagtcagtgctaaaattataatttagctCGAACTCAAATTCTTTCTTGACTCTGCCACTATTTGTAAACCTATAAAAATAGTGtaaaatattatacatttaGCTCACATCTCGAAGTCTGACCTATTAGGTTGAGTTAGATGATAGAGATCACGACGTGAATAACTCAACCCCGTCTATATCACGAAGAATTAGTTGATTTCTCTTAGTTTGGCGGATCCAAGATTAAGTTGAATTGGAATTGCTGTATAAGCGTGAGTTATTTTGTCCTATATAAGTTTTTTGTGATGACACGGAATTCAAAGTCAAATTGTGAGTTGATTGAATATTTAACCTTTACTGTGGTATTTGACCTCTAGAATAACTTTGGTGACCTAACACTTCATCCtatataaatttctcatttttctaataTCATCAAATATATATCACTCAGTAAAATCTTTAGTCTAGTTCGGGCGGGGGGGAATCacaatattcttcttctttcaaatttttgtgatCAATGGTGTCATCTTGACCAACctactttattttttatccttttattttcattttttttttataaaaaagaccAGATTCCAATGAATGATTCAGTGAGAACACACGCACTATTAGATTCAAATCTGTAGCCTAAATGGTAATTAATGCATCTTTAACCATgcaattatctttttattttggttcTATTTTGTTGGGATCATGAACCACCAGGATGCCAAACATTAGAGCAGAGTTCCATAGATGATTATTTGAGCACACATAGAATTATGCATTATCACATTATGTGTTCTACCTTTCTAACTCTGGTAGAGctaatttgatatattgttattgttagaacagtaggttctatggcacacaccaagaggggggtgaattggttattttaaaaacttggtaaaaaaaacttgaaagactttttaatacaggttgaagttttaatgatttaaaacgtgaagcatataaaatgacaagagTGAAacaagtgaggaattaaggaatgcttggaaagataaagatgatttaaagaacacaagcacacaagaacaccaatatttatagtggttcggcttaacccaagcctaatccactaccttagctcctcactaaggatttttcaaaccatccactaaaaccccctacttaaactaagtaggtcctctagtccgaaactaggaattacaacctcccactcaaatgggccctctagctacacaagctaggaagaaaaagaaatgtagaatatgagaggatctaagagatgaatctcttagttacaatgtctctcaagattaaacaaggcttaaatgaatgtattaacaataatagaataaagcctttggagagaaaagtataacaatgaaagcccagaacactgtaaatacaaaggAATATAaactgtaagctcaaatcaattcattcccatccattagccttctcttgatcatctatgacatgtatatataagtgtcccacgaagttgaagagaaatatagccgtttggagccgttgggatttgaaaaaatagccgttggaactttctgcaaaaagaaatagtcgacagaagaaatatatagttgactatttttataactaaagcaagaaatagtcgacagacaaaacgaatagtcgactattttataacacaaaatttcaatagtcgacagacacattccaatagtcgacagatgctgagatatgaagaaatttttgaaacttatgaacaaaaatagtcgacagatcaaaaggcatagtcaactatttttactcgatagtcgacagatgctaaaatagtcgacagatgcttaaatagtcgacagaacatcaaaaatagtcgactattttgaagcatagtcaacagaatgaacccgatagtcgactattctttagaaaaacttgaattttcaatacatccttattcgattcttttaaaacctcattttgattatcttgaaagcaagttgagattatcaaaagtatattttgaaacaaatcactctcaacaagcaagtttttcaaatcactctcaaccatactcaatatttcttctataagttttcatatcttgcttcaaagcttatatactaaaaattcattttctcattcatataatccacatagtagaaattgattttcatataaacatttatcaaaaaccattcatatagacatttatcaaaaccatttcatttccaagagatattagatatcaaaataccaagagatagttttctaaaatgaacacactttcaaaaacatgttctagttggtcttttgccttagaattgttttgaccaacgattttaaggagattctttttagatcttaaaacttgtttatgctaatctccaactaatataaaagatcataaatctttttggttttcattttaacaatgcacttgaaatttattttgttgaaaaccaccaccttgattcatgacttagggatttaataacatatgtttttcatcatcaaaactaagcacaagggtagaacatcagttatttatttatgtttatgcCATCCTAGATAGGGGTGTGCAAACGATTTCATAACCACTGACCGGTTCTAAATAAGGGTGTGCAAACGGTTTGATAACCACTAACTAATTAAACGGAATAGAGGAGTAAAATTGAATCGAACCGATAGATTAATCTGAAAAACCAAACTAACGGAAAAATCGAAGTCAAACTGTATAAACTAAATAGAATCGATTAAACCgaagaaatgtaaaaaaaaaaaaatgatgttattttataAACAGCAGAACAATATCGCTTTAAAGTTCGTTTGGTTAGTTCGGCTCTTCTAATCAAAAAGTCgaaccaaaaattgaaaattaaatttttgaaaaaaattaaccaaatcaaATCGATGTAAGAAGAAAATTGAATCGAACCGATAAATTCAGTCGATTCAGTTTAggtaaattgaataaataacttttaatataaAACATGACATTCAAACGTGAGAGATATAAAATCCATTTATGCCATTGTAGATAACTCTTAATATAAAACTTGAGGAGCGTGGTCTCTCTATTGGAGCTTTATTCTCGTTATATTGCCATTTCGCTTTCAGAATTTGCATAACAAAGTGAATATAAATCAAGCTAACAAGGAGACCCCCAACTAAAAGGTAAGCATTTCAAAGCAACAATTAAGCTATGCTTGACAACGGAAAAAATatattcactacaagaaaataaaaataaaaaccttaatttagagtaaaaaaaaaaattctctctaAGCTTATCAAATTGTGTTTAAACAATCAGAGACagaattagagataaaaaattatccatttcTAAACTGGTCGTTGCTAACACAATAGAATagagataaatttttaattctatctCTGACCTCCAAAATTTCATCTCCAAGtccatattaaaattaattttcaattctatCGAGACAAATTTTTTCAAGCAATATTAAGATTATAGACGACGAAATATTTTTGGTCTCTAATTGtcaaatgcaattagagatggaaaaaattatgtttttaaaaaccgaacaacctttcaagtttttaaaattgaattatatataccctattaagttgttaagaatgaACTATACataaaacaaattcaaacattttttatttctaaaagcTTATAACTAGATTTCAACGATACCAAGCCAAAAATTATCAGAATCCAAAATGTTTGCATATTGAAACCATACATAGATACAAcgaaaaatttattaactctATCTAGATGGTCAAACTCTTCTTTAACAAGcatctctatttttctcttctttatgtAGGAGACAAAAAATTAACGGTCAATATCTCTCAAAAGAAGTGGCATGAGAGAAAATGGGTGCTTATAaactatgttgcacggaaacgaaaATGGGAAACGTTTTCGATAGGAAATGAAAATATGTAAacggatatttttttttaaaaaaatagacataaataaggTCCGAAACGGGAATAtgaaacgtttcgaaaacgaGAAAACGACTCCTATGAGGTGTTTCTGTACAACAtaacttataaataaaaattacaagtcTTATTTACTTATAAAAACTTACaacataacttaaaaataaaaattacaagtcTTATTTACCTATAAAAACTAACTAGAGGAAATTGAGGACTCGCGATTTGTTGAAGACTGGTtcataaaaatagaagaatcaTGTTGATTATATCTAAAATAATCAGCCAATGGCAACAACACCCAGATTCTGGAGCAtaaaccaccaccaccaccacctgaGAATAGgtgaaaaagattaaaaaaaagaaattgaagaaaaaaccAAGTGACGTGAAAGTAAAGCAAATGAGATGGAATACGATAACATTATCACATTAAATGACAAAACCAAAGTAGAATTGGCAGATTcccatgtgtatatatttatatgtcgAAATCGTCAAAAAAAACTGGTCGTTCTGTCGCCGGGCGCCGGCCACCGTCCATGCAAATTCCGATTATCAAAATTGACCATCAGAATTACTTTGGTATGTGATTCACCTACTCAAAATCAACATCATGGTTGAATctttctaaatttaaaaattaatttttaaaaaaataattggttGTTTCTTTTGCTACAACATGGTTAATTCTGACGATTAGAATTGATCATCAAAATCACTTTGATCTTGTGATCCACATACCTATGATGTACAAAAATATATCGGGGCCCTCTTTCgcgtttttgaatttttgtaattttaaaaatatttttatttttttataatattaaaaaatatgataaatagaGGTTAGAGATGGaacactcaaaatttttaatttgttcccagaatttatttgaatggaacttatgtttatttttaaattgaataaatatttttttataatttttcatattaaaaattataattacaaaaaattcttatatttttttatttactcattttcttgcatttttttttttttttataaatgtcaCACTTCCCTGCttttattttgtatcatattCGTTTCCCTGTTCTATTTTTGTGCAACGTCTCCATATATCCAAAAACTAACATGATTCGATTGTTGAATTTTactaaatgtaaaaattaactTTTAGGAAACAAGATGGCCATTTCTATCACTGACCATGCTAGATTCGGACAATTGGAACTGACCATTAGAATTGTCTTGGTCTTGTGACTGATATACTTAAAAATCGACGATTACCGACTACCGTCTATGGCAGATTCTAGTGACTAGAACTAATCATCGAAATTGCTTTGGTCTTGTGACCATCTGAGGGTTGGATCTTACtagatcttaaaattaatttttagggAAAAAGTTAGTTGTTTCTGTCATCgatcaccaaattaatttttagggAAAAAGTTAGTTGTTTCTATCATCGATCACCTGCCACTATCCATGGCAGATTCCGATGATCGGAATCGACCAATAGAATAGCCTTAGCCTTGGTCTTGTGACCTATATACCTAAAAACTAACACGATCCAACAGCTGGAACTTattagatctaaaaattaatttttagaaaaaaggTTGGTCGTTTTTGTTGCCGattgctagccaccatccatTGCAAATTCCAACAATTAAGACTGGCCATCAGAATCGCCTCAATCTTGTGACCCACATAATCAAAAACCAAAACATTCTGACAGTTAAATCTCActagatctaaaaattattttttttttaaaaaaaaagctTTAAGCGTCTACCTTAAATCAGAGAACTTCGATTGCTGGCATTTGAGACGACTGTCAATTGggtgaagaaaagagaaggaattGCCAGACGATGGGAAGAGAGGGCAAGCTGACATATGACAACTGtgattggagaagaagaggagaaagagccgcaaacgagagagagagagaggggaactGGCGACTACTAAGAGTTGACCCGacgtacaaatatatattttcttttcgaTGACAGAAATATTCCGTTTttaattccatctctaatttgaaATTACCCTCtagagatgaaattttccttctctaagtccATGTCTAAACTATTTTGgttagtgataaaaaaaaatatccgtCTCtattatatagaaaaaatattttccttctttttcgtctctaattacCTATTCTGTCTCGAAATACCTAATAACTTTAGAGACAGATTTCGCATTTCAAATGAGAGGCAAAAGAAATTTCGTCTTTAATTTCGTTCCACTACTACCACACAACAAATATCTGATTTTTTCTCAATTCGGTCTTTAATTTCGTCTTTAAATTGATCGCTGAatccaactttttttttgtttttgaattaaCTACTGTTTTAACGATGAAACAATGTTTATTAAAATGCTACAACCAAGCAACTTTGCCAGAAAATGTggcagaaaaagaaaagtaatcTGAAACTCTCATCCGGCCAGTTATGGGATAACTCTTTCTCAATGTTCTTTCCCAGTTTTCAGTCAATCACGATAAGATAATTATTGGGATCGATTCTATTATATCTTCAAATCTAATCCAGCTGCCAGACATGCCAATTAGATAgactttttttgtttgtttgttgggtTTTGATTGTATTCATTAAAGGCAGACAATTAATCTGCATATTGGCACCTGGCAGCACAAATATAAGCCTACCTGTCATTGATGAGGAACACCACTTCAGGTCTGGCCCCAGCACCTCTAATGGTGGCTGCAGCCTTCCCATGGCAAGAAATTCAAACATCCACCCCAACTGAGAGGTACCCATCCATCCTGCTTTATGGAAAGGTGGAGACGAAGATGACATAAACAAAGCCCAGATCATTGCACCTTGCTTATCTGCACaatgtcaaattttaaatttcaaaggattataaaGAAAGACAATACCCATCAAGAATCACATGATAGTCTCGTTTCTGTAACTATGAactactttttatttttttaatacataaaaaacttatatatatacataaaaaacaGATAGTGATAGACTAACAAAATAGTGATAgactatatatacataaaaaaactTAGAAAGGACTGGTGAGCAGAGGTGCTTCAAAGCAACAAGTATTCCTTCCACACAACTTTGCTTGAAATAGGTGCTAATCTTTTGAATTACCAAAGTTTTAGATTACGTAATGAAGATGACGAGAAGAATTAATCAGCCTGTGCCTAGCAGCAAAATCTTTATTTGGTTCCATATGAAAATTACAGGAGTAATAGTCACATATTGGACAGAAGACCCAACAGATAGTGATACACTAACAAAATAAAGCAATTCAATGGAGAGGCTTAGTCTGCTTGACAAGCAAATGGCTTCTTCTATAGACCCAAACTAGGAAAAATAACcgacaaaaagaataaaatattattataataacatTGGTATAACAATAGTGATATAGCTGCAACTAATTTTAAAGTATTGGATACCAATTTATAAATCTAAATCATGTATAGATGtacataataaattctatcatgattaaaaaataattcaaaaagatatttttttaaataaaataaatcttaattaaaattgaatttgacaacattctaattacagtcaaattcaaaatcaaattccaaTCACAGTAAAATTTGAATTTCCGAGCAAGAATAAAACACTTAATCAACTTATTGGCTATGTGCTGCAGAAGGAATCTACACATTCCTAATCAGCCTGCCATAGTTATTTTCCACCACTGAGCAAGATCTAGAAAAGAAATATTCCTCCAGCTTTCCAGACCATATATTCCATGAGAATTTGTTCTATGGCTTTTCACTATAAAAAGCACAAAATTAAGAACAACTTTCGGCAAAATTTCATTTCTCTGAAAGTTTTGACCCACAAATACAATGACTAGTTCTAGTCGCAGGCAGCTTGAAATTCAAGTACTGAAAGATCGAAACACTCAGAAATGGAGTGTTCCGCTGGCTGAAAACATGTTCGAGATCTTCATGTCCAGGGGTGGTCCAACAGTGCATACAGTTTTTGGTGATGGATCGCTGTTCAGTCCATTCTTGTTCGGGAAATTCTTCGATCCATCTGATGCCTTCCCACTTTGGGAGTTTGAATCCGATGTTTTATTATCTAAGCTTCGGAGTTCCAGCAAGAGCACTGTCGATTGGTGTCAAACAGAGGTTGATTATGCTCTGAAAGCAGAACTGCCAGGTAAGTTTCAGGTGGCCGCTTTAAAAGTTTTGAGTTTACTGCTCCATTTCAGTTGGATCCCATATTCATGAACCCtgaaaacaagaataaatatgCTCTCACACTGCAGGATACAAACCTATGGACTTAGAGGCATTA is a window of Diospyros lotus cultivar Yz01 chromosome 10, ASM1463336v1, whole genome shotgun sequence DNA encoding:
- the LOC127810796 gene encoding 21.7 kDa class VI heat shock protein, giving the protein MTSSSRRQLEIQVLKDRNTQKWSVPLAENMFEIFMSRGGPTVHTVFGDGSLFSPFLFGKFFDPSDAFPLWEFESDVLLSKLRSSSKSTVDWCQTEVDYALKAELPGAGKNSVKLYVEQGRVVEISGQWKQQQDSKTRDWRSGDWWEHGYVRKLELPENADWRKMDAHVINDTILEIRIPKRTSDCDDTKGNDGVKQECESI